The Pseudomonas sp. Marseille-Q3773 DNA window CATGCTTGAACAGATGTCACAATGCCTTGCCACCGGTGATCGTATCGAGATCCGTGGTTTTGGCAGCTTCTCGCTGCATTATCGTGCACCGCGTGTCGGCCGTAACCCGAAGACCGGGCAGTCGGTCAGCCTCGAAGGCAAGTTCGTGCCGCACTTCAAACCTGGCAAAGAGCTGCGCGACCGGGTCAATGAAGAAGAGCATGAGGCCCATACCTGATTCACAAGGAGCAAACTGATGCGTAACCTCAAGCGCGCGCTGGCGGCGGTGTTCGTGCTGTTGTTGGCGGCTGTGGTGCTGTTCTTCGTTCTGGAGAACCAGCAAACCGTCTCGTTGGTCCTGTTTGGTTGGGCTGCTCCAGCCATGCCGGTTGCGGTGCTGGTGCTTGCAGCGCTGGTGATTGGCCTTGCCGTTGGGCCGTTGTTGGGGGCGTACGGCGTGCTGCGTAGCAAACGAAAAATCAGGGCTTCGGCACGTCAGGCAGCGCTGAGCGGTAATTAAGGATATTTCCTACAACGTTTTCGGAAAGCCAAACTTTTCCTGCTGCGGCCTTCGTGGAGTAATAGCCCACTTCGTTTCGGCCCAGGCGAGTGTGCAGCATGGAATACCCTGTTCTTTCCCATCACGGCGGTACTCGCGGCGTCACCGGATCCTGCCACCAGTTGCACCTCGATCCGTCCACCAGCCTGCTGATCGACTGCGGCCTGGAGCAGGGCGCCGACGCAGCGTCCGGCGCGGAATCCGTG harbors:
- the ihfB gene encoding integration host factor subunit beta, with the protein product MTKSELIERIVTHQGLLSSKDVELAIKTMLEQMSQCLATGDRIEIRGFGSFSLHYRAPRVGRNPKTGQSVSLEGKFVPHFKPGKELRDRVNEEEHEAHT
- a CDS encoding lipopolysaccharide assembly protein LapA domain-containing protein; translated protein: MRNLKRALAAVFVLLLAAVVLFFVLENQQTVSLVLFGWAAPAMPVAVLVLAALVIGLAVGPLLGAYGVLRSKRKIRASARQAALSGN